One Fibrobacter sp. UWB16 DNA window includes the following coding sequences:
- the scpB gene encoding SMC-Scp complex subunit ScpB, translating into MAEDQNVEELAEESAELPKVESREDLARIIQALVFASPDVVTLKKLREILGDFLDARSVADALITANDSLNKIQSPFEIVEQAGGYRFRTRAKYYPWVRKLFPEANARRLSQAALETLAVIAYQQPITKAAIEQVRGVSSADGPIRNLLDKGFITLGARAETVGNPYTYVTTQEFLKYFGINRIPEDLPRLREFSELLEAGALVPQYSKPDNAPEEPTPLEESTDQIELSMGDA; encoded by the coding sequence ATGGCTGAAGATCAGAATGTCGAAGAACTGGCCGAAGAATCGGCGGAACTCCCGAAAGTTGAAAGTAGGGAAGACCTGGCTCGCATTATACAGGCGCTCGTCTTTGCGTCTCCGGATGTCGTGACGCTCAAGAAGCTTCGCGAAATTCTCGGCGATTTTTTGGATGCTCGTTCTGTAGCGGATGCGCTCATTACCGCGAACGATTCTTTGAACAAAATTCAGTCTCCGTTTGAAATTGTGGAACAGGCGGGCGGTTACCGCTTTAGAACACGTGCAAAGTATTATCCGTGGGTGCGCAAACTCTTCCCGGAAGCAAATGCCCGCAGGCTCAGCCAGGCTGCTCTTGAAACGCTTGCCGTGATTGCTTACCAGCAGCCGATTACGAAGGCTGCGATTGAACAGGTTCGTGGCGTTTCGTCTGCGGATGGTCCGATCCGTAACTTGCTTGACAAAGGCTTTATTACTTTGGGCGCTCGCGCTGAAACGGTTGGTAACCCTTATACTTACGTGACTACGCAGGAATTTTTGAAATACTTTGGTATCAATCGCATTCCTGAAGACTTGCCGCGTTTGCGCGAATTCAGTGAACTTTTGGAAGCGGGCGCTCTGGTGCCGCAGTACTCTAAGCCTGATAACGCTCCGGAAGAACCGACTCCGCTCGAAGAATCGACTGACCAGATTGAATTGTCTATGGGAGATGCTTAA
- the proB gene encoding glutamate 5-kinase — protein sequence MSELRKNILDEARRVVVKIGSRILVDSERGGVRTRYIQKLADSVARLMDAGKEVVIVTSGAVGTGMAELGYAQKPTVLAEKQACAAVGQIDLMYAYREMFRWVQLSVGQILLSAEDFRDRARYKNLQNTIKAMLARKIVPIINENDSLAVAEIKVGDNDKLSSDVALFLDADLLLIFTDEDGLFDDNPKKNPNARLLNFVPEITPAILALAGKPGEAGSAVSTGGMRSKLEAIRNVTKSGANAFLASGMKVLPHQVFFENATGTLFAGSKKKLNSRQRWLSFITTPRGSVIVDEGGVKALRENHSSLLPVGVIAVQKHFDKGDLIEVQDEKKNPVARGVAGFDSETLKLVLRKKTAQVHEVLGKNVPDELIHKNDLVVF from the coding sequence ATGAGTGAATTAAGAAAGAACATTTTAGATGAAGCTCGCCGCGTGGTGGTGAAGATTGGTTCTCGCATTCTCGTGGATTCCGAGCGTGGTGGCGTTCGTACGCGTTACATCCAGAAGCTCGCTGATTCCGTGGCACGCTTGATGGATGCGGGCAAGGAAGTCGTCATTGTCACGAGTGGCGCTGTGGGTACTGGCATGGCTGAATTGGGTTACGCTCAAAAGCCGACCGTGCTTGCCGAAAAGCAGGCTTGTGCTGCCGTGGGTCAGATTGACCTCATGTACGCTTATCGCGAAATGTTCCGCTGGGTGCAACTTTCCGTTGGCCAGATTCTCTTGTCTGCAGAAGACTTCCGTGATCGTGCGCGTTACAAGAATTTGCAGAACACCATCAAGGCAATGCTTGCCCGTAAGATTGTTCCGATCATTAACGAGAACGACTCCTTGGCTGTCGCCGAAATCAAGGTGGGCGATAACGACAAGCTCTCGAGCGATGTGGCGCTCTTCCTTGATGCAGACTTGCTCCTCATCTTTACGGATGAAGACGGCTTGTTCGATGACAATCCGAAGAAGAATCCGAACGCTCGCTTGTTGAACTTTGTTCCTGAAATCACGCCTGCGATTTTGGCATTGGCCGGAAAGCCTGGCGAGGCCGGGTCCGCCGTCAGTACCGGCGGCATGAGGAGCAAGCTCGAAGCCATTCGCAATGTGACGAAGAGTGGCGCGAATGCATTCCTCGCTAGCGGTATGAAGGTACTCCCGCATCAGGTGTTCTTTGAAAATGCAACAGGTACATTGTTCGCAGGTTCCAAGAAAAAGCTCAATAGCCGTCAGCGTTGGCTGAGCTTCATTACGACGCCGCGTGGAAGCGTGATTGTCGATGAAGGCGGCGTGAAGGCTTTGCGTGAAAATCATTCGAGCTTGTTGCCGGTGGGCGTGATTGCGGTACAGAAGCATTTTGACAAGGGCGACTTGATTGAAGTCCAGGATGAAAAGAAGAATCCTGTGGCTCGCGGTGTTGCTGGTTTCGATAGCGAAACGCTCAAGCTTGTGCTCCGCAAAAAAACTGCCCAGGTGCACGAAGTCCTTGGCAAGAATGTTCCTGATGAACTTATCCACAAGAACGACTTGGTTGTATTCTAA
- the rapA gene encoding RNA polymerase-associated protein RapA, protein MMMFKIGQRYVSQAEPTLGLGIVSEVQGRTVKILFPSIGQARIYRTDEAPIERFVLQVGETVKSEKGVSFVVDSVREDAGIMVYVGRNGKEMKESELSSKISTARPAVLFKALADDEVCSSRDFLRHEDAMEMYYKWTSSPVRGMIGPRVNMIPHQYYLCYRACSSSTLPRLMLSDEVGLGKTIEAGMIWHALKSRGRIQRTLVIVPETLKHQWMIEMKRRFNQLFTLVDEGYIRGLFVGVAKDETKPNPFMQSNDIIVSIDFLMAQPALIEDLLKTNWDMTIIDEAHHLVCEDGFTSHEYMLANRVIGRSKGVLLLTGTPLQLHPESQFNRLKMLDPVRFADYNDFIKDQETYLKLVRDLNKLPTDPNHHMSWDDLYECVPKNSQIRPWLEQENSKSMTAGEWMRRIVDGMGTGSVVFRNTRKGVGGFPKRVLDEIPLEPNPAYREMVDVAADRDLEASTDIQENGLLCTRFSDAWAMDERFVWLKGFLKEYKNEKVLLICESIQVVQALETLLLEFLGEGAFVMFHEDMSIMARDKAAANFSKPDGANLLIASEIGSEGRNFQFSHHLVLFDLPLDAALVEQRIGRLDRIGQDKDIIIHVPYVKGSGQEVMFRWYNEGLNSFGAPLMSGGELFLKYTESLIEALATPRASLENFVKNVIPQVKKDCEQMRKHIENGRDRLLEFNSRNPEKAKEITDEIRELDAEPELKNLVFDSLMNRGLDVEKSSVQDCFLITMGPQVEAGSVPGMPDLAMAAATAGGGGRVNSQTDLCGEGSGEGDGDGRVSGGTCMTVTFDRDVAMTHDDIEFISLDHPLAQGVFDYETGMGRGTVSCAIWPNSGLRGLMMQYNFAVELPVSEEWGCADIAGPKYFKVLVNAKGENMSGHFDALSNAALKDVGVPQGNAAVDMTLRYFAKDGLAKARLIVSEQAKKYAEEAANAVEARSEQEYQRMNHLLSMRGKAGTSEALKQLRKNVQERKKIVANPQLRLDAIRLVVCK, encoded by the coding sequence ATGATGATGTTTAAAATTGGTCAGCGCTACGTGAGCCAAGCCGAACCTACCCTGGGGCTTGGTATTGTATCTGAAGTTCAGGGCCGTACTGTTAAAATTTTGTTCCCGTCTATCGGTCAAGCTCGTATTTACAGGACCGATGAAGCTCCGATTGAACGTTTTGTTTTGCAAGTAGGTGAAACCGTCAAGAGTGAAAAGGGTGTCTCCTTCGTGGTGGACTCCGTTCGCGAAGATGCGGGTATCATGGTTTATGTCGGGCGTAATGGCAAAGAGATGAAGGAATCCGAGCTGAGCTCGAAGATTTCGACCGCTCGACCGGCTGTGCTGTTTAAGGCCTTGGCCGATGACGAAGTTTGCTCGTCGCGTGATTTTTTGCGTCATGAAGATGCGATGGAAATGTATTACAAGTGGACGTCTTCGCCGGTTCGCGGCATGATTGGCCCGCGTGTGAACATGATCCCGCACCAGTATTACCTTTGCTACCGCGCATGCTCTAGCTCTACGCTCCCGAGGCTTATGCTTTCGGACGAAGTGGGCTTGGGTAAGACGATTGAAGCGGGCATGATTTGGCATGCTCTCAAGTCGAGAGGCCGCATCCAGCGTACGCTCGTGATTGTTCCGGAAACGCTGAAGCACCAGTGGATGATTGAAATGAAGCGCCGTTTCAACCAACTCTTTACGCTGGTGGACGAAGGCTACATCCGTGGTTTGTTTGTGGGTGTCGCGAAAGATGAAACGAAGCCCAATCCGTTCATGCAGAGTAACGACATCATTGTGTCCATCGACTTTTTGATGGCACAGCCTGCATTGATCGAAGACCTTTTGAAGACGAACTGGGATATGACCATCATCGATGAAGCCCACCATCTGGTGTGCGAGGATGGTTTTACGAGCCACGAGTACATGCTCGCAAATAGGGTGATTGGTCGCTCTAAGGGCGTGTTGCTTTTGACCGGTACGCCCTTGCAGCTTCATCCGGAATCGCAGTTCAACCGCCTCAAGATGCTGGACCCGGTGCGCTTTGCCGATTACAACGATTTTATCAAGGATCAGGAAACTTACCTCAAGCTTGTGCGAGATTTAAATAAGCTCCCGACCGACCCGAACCACCACATGAGCTGGGACGACTTGTACGAATGCGTCCCGAAGAACTCGCAGATCCGTCCTTGGCTGGAACAGGAAAATTCAAAGTCCATGACTGCAGGCGAATGGATGCGCCGCATTGTCGATGGCATGGGTACGGGTTCTGTGGTGTTCCGCAATACGCGTAAGGGCGTGGGCGGATTCCCGAAGCGTGTGCTCGATGAAATCCCGCTTGAACCGAATCCGGCTTACCGTGAAATGGTGGACGTTGCTGCCGATCGCGACTTGGAAGCATCGACCGACATTCAAGAAAATGGCCTCCTCTGCACGAGGTTCTCCGACGCATGGGCGATGGATGAACGTTTTGTGTGGCTCAAGGGGTTCCTCAAGGAATACAAGAACGAAAAGGTTTTGCTGATTTGCGAATCGATCCAGGTCGTGCAGGCGCTTGAAACTTTGCTCCTCGAATTCTTGGGTGAAGGTGCGTTTGTGATGTTCCACGAAGACATGAGCATCATGGCTCGTGACAAGGCTGCGGCAAACTTCAGCAAGCCTGATGGCGCTAACTTGCTCATCGCTTCTGAAATTGGTTCTGAAGGCCGTAACTTCCAGTTCTCGCATCACTTGGTGCTGTTTGACTTGCCGCTTGATGCCGCTCTCGTGGAACAGCGTATTGGCCGCTTGGACCGCATTGGTCAGGACAAGGACATCATCATCCACGTGCCGTACGTGAAGGGCTCGGGTCAGGAAGTGATGTTCCGCTGGTACAACGAAGGCTTGAATTCGTTTGGCGCTCCGCTCATGAGCGGTGGTGAACTCTTCCTCAAGTACACGGAATCGCTGATTGAAGCTTTGGCAACGCCGCGCGCTAGCCTTGAAAATTTTGTGAAGAACGTCATCCCGCAGGTCAAGAAAGATTGCGAACAGATGCGTAAGCATATTGAAAACGGCCGTGACCGCTTGCTCGAATTCAACTCCCGCAATCCAGAAAAGGCTAAGGAAATCACAGACGAAATTCGTGAACTTGATGCCGAACCGGAACTCAAGAATCTCGTGTTTGATTCTTTGATGAATCGCGGACTCGATGTTGAAAAGAGCTCTGTGCAGGATTGCTTCCTTATCACGATGGGACCGCAAGTTGAAGCGGGCTCTGTGCCGGGCATGCCTGATTTGGCAATGGCTGCGGCTACTGCTGGTGGCGGTGGACGCGTGAATAGCCAAACGGATTTGTGTGGCGAAGGTAGTGGAGAAGGTGACGGCGACGGTCGCGTGAGCGGTGGCACTTGCATGACGGTCACGTTTGATCGCGATGTTGCGATGACGCACGACGATATTGAATTTATCAGCTTGGACCATCCGCTGGCTCAAGGCGTGTTCGATTACGAAACGGGTATGGGGCGCGGAACGGTTTCTTGCGCCATTTGGCCGAACTCCGGTTTGCGCGGGCTCATGATGCAGTACAACTTTGCTGTGGAACTCCCGGTGTCCGAAGAATGGGGCTGTGCCGATATCGCAGGGCCGAAGTATTTCAAGGTGCTCGTGAATGCGAAGGGCGAAAACATGTCCGGACATTTCGATGCGCTTTCGAATGCGGCGCTCAAGGATGTTGGTGTTCCGCAGGGAAATGCGGCTGTCGATATGACGCTCCGTTACTTTGCTAAGGATGGCTTGGCAAAGGCTCGCTTGATTGTTTCTGAACAGGCTAAGAAGTATGCAGAAGAAGCGGCAAATGCCGTGGAAGCTCGTTCGGAACAGGAATACCAGCGCATGAATCATTTGCTCTCGATGCGTGGCAAGGCGGGTACGAGCGAAGCTTTGAAGCAGCTCCGCAAGAATGTACAGGAACGCAAGAAAATTGTGGCTAACCCGCAACTCCGCCTCGATGCGATTCGCCTGGTGGTGTGCAAGTAA
- a CDS encoding RDD family protein, producing MKWFYIDTSITDGDRRQGPYSIDEIRDFVNEGKIKDETLVWHTGEANWKAWKDFPEASEPPEPTEEELLKQTIETLLQSKLNRKRYAGFFVRANAFIIDNLILSVVGALFLYVMSLAGMLDLNAVSEIVNQYIDNPASTELVSKALELPGMSTFFTIWSVVQAIYFIVFHAVWGATPGKKLLRIHVEMANGEKLSWAFSIFRFVASIVTQATLIFYGLGYLIVLIDPQKRALHDFIAQTRVVHNAIEQKENKEV from the coding sequence ATGAAATGGTTTTATATCGACACATCAATCACCGACGGGGATAGGCGTCAAGGTCCTTATTCTATCGATGAAATTAGAGATTTTGTCAACGAAGGCAAGATAAAAGACGAAACTTTAGTCTGGCACACCGGCGAAGCTAATTGGAAAGCATGGAAGGATTTTCCCGAAGCAAGCGAACCCCCAGAGCCAACCGAAGAAGAACTCCTCAAGCAGACGATTGAAACGCTTCTCCAGAGCAAACTAAACCGCAAACGCTACGCAGGATTTTTTGTACGCGCTAACGCCTTTATTATAGACAACTTAATTCTTTCTGTTGTCGGTGCGTTGTTCCTTTACGTCATGAGTTTGGCAGGAATGCTGGACCTGAACGCCGTTTCCGAAATCGTAAACCAGTACATCGACAACCCCGCCTCCACGGAACTCGTTTCCAAGGCGCTCGAACTCCCCGGAATGTCCACGTTCTTTACGATTTGGAGCGTTGTACAGGCAATTTACTTTATCGTTTTCCATGCGGTTTGGGGCGCCACGCCAGGCAAAAAGCTTTTGCGCATTCATGTTGAAATGGCAAATGGCGAAAAGCTCTCGTGGGCATTCTCGATTTTCCGCTTTGTGGCAAGCATCGTCACGCAAGCGACACTCATTTTTTATGGTCTGGGTTACCTGATTGTCCTTATCGATCCGCAAAAGAGAGCGCTACACGACTTTATCGCACAGACTCGTGTCGTTCATAATGCCATCGAACAAAAAGAAAATAAAGAGGTTTAA
- the murA gene encoding UDP-N-acetylglucosamine 1-carboxyvinyltransferase yields the protein MDQFIVPQVKAPVNGEVEISGAKNAVLAVMAAALLADGVSEITNVPHLKDMKTMSDVLRVIGCHINGGSHVLRIDTRGVDHLEAPYELVKTMRASFYVLGPLVARFGRCRVSLPGGCAWGPRPVDLHLKGLEALGAKITVTHGYVEATCEGRLPGGNFNFPISSVGATVNVLMAATLAKGVSVLQNAALEPEIDNLIDFLTSMGAKIQGRGTRTLTVQGVESLRPGTGVTIPDRIEAGTFLCAAAITRGRVKVTRIIPEHIASTLDAFREIGCKVNVGADWAEVDARQQELKPMSLVTLPFPGFPTDMQAPFMATLLSIPGNSLVQDTVYNDRFKHVAELERLGASIQLNGNTATIKGGLPLEGADIMGSDLRASAALVLAGLIAEGETTISRIYHLDRGYEDFEAKMAKIGATVKRFNPDARDD from the coding sequence ATGGATCAGTTTATCGTTCCGCAAGTTAAAGCACCGGTCAATGGTGAAGTTGAAATTTCTGGTGCCAAAAACGCCGTGCTTGCCGTCATGGCAGCAGCACTCCTCGCCGATGGCGTTTCTGAAATCACAAACGTTCCGCACTTGAAAGACATGAAGACCATGTCCGATGTGCTCCGCGTGATCGGTTGCCACATCAACGGTGGAAGCCACGTTCTGAGAATCGACACCCGCGGTGTAGACCATCTCGAAGCACCGTACGAACTCGTGAAGACCATGCGCGCAAGCTTCTACGTGCTCGGCCCTCTCGTCGCCAGATTCGGTCGCTGCCGCGTCTCGCTCCCCGGCGGATGCGCCTGGGGCCCGCGCCCCGTGGATCTTCACCTCAAAGGTCTCGAAGCACTCGGTGCAAAGATTACCGTCACTCACGGTTACGTCGAAGCCACATGCGAAGGCCGCCTCCCCGGCGGTAACTTCAACTTCCCGATTTCTAGCGTCGGCGCAACAGTCAACGTCTTGATGGCAGCAACACTTGCGAAGGGCGTAAGCGTCTTGCAGAATGCCGCCCTCGAACCAGAAATTGATAACCTCATCGACTTCCTCACGAGCATGGGCGCAAAGATTCAGGGCCGCGGCACGCGCACCCTCACCGTCCAAGGTGTTGAATCGCTCCGCCCGGGTACAGGCGTCACCATCCCGGACCGCATTGAAGCAGGCACATTCCTCTGCGCCGCCGCCATCACGCGCGGCCGCGTCAAGGTCACGCGCATCATCCCGGAACACATCGCCTCTACGCTCGACGCCTTCCGCGAAATCGGCTGCAAGGTGAACGTCGGTGCCGACTGGGCCGAAGTCGATGCCCGCCAGCAGGAACTCAAGCCGATGAGCCTCGTCACGCTCCCATTCCCGGGATTCCCGACCGATATGCAGGCACCGTTCATGGCAACGCTCCTCTCCATTCCAGGGAACAGCCTCGTGCAAGACACGGTTTACAACGACCGCTTTAAGCATGTCGCAGAGCTCGAACGTTTGGGAGCCTCCATCCAGCTGAACGGCAACACGGCTACCATCAAGGGAGGCCTCCCGCTTGAAGGTGCTGACATCATGGGTTCTGACCTCCGCGCCAGTGCAGCTCTCGTTCTCGCAGGGCTCATCGCCGAAGGTGAAACAACCATCAGCCGCATTTACCACCTCGACCGCGGTTACGAAGATTTCGAAGCTAAGATGGCTAAGATCGGTGCAACAGTCAAGCGTTTCAACCCGGACGCCCGCGACGATTAA
- a CDS encoding tol-pal system YbgF family protein: MNLKSLSLGVVLASFVLSGCSSITMLRTKEMRAVGDDVIAKNDSSYKALSAENASLRAELDSVKAQLEASAVAQKRLQAEVTVLSNRMSEETVRRDTRQEEIIYRLDLLLGKSDKILAKKVVVNNGVASAVMEPDANAEKMIEAETMFNAAHSDYHRGEYKLAYNGFKQVYELVKKGEMAEGALYWMSLCLIEANQAAKAKTLLTNLVDSNPNGMKACAGMYKLASIYGNECNLDRKKQYLQMILSNNTCASTPELEQAAISLQEMLDFRSPDGRSATEICREQMR, encoded by the coding sequence GTGAATTTGAAGTCTTTATCTCTCGGTGTTGTTTTGGCATCTTTTGTGCTTTCGGGATGCAGTAGCATTACGATGTTGCGTACAAAAGAAATGCGGGCGGTCGGTGATGATGTCATTGCCAAAAATGATTCGTCGTACAAGGCTCTTTCTGCTGAAAATGCATCACTCCGTGCAGAACTCGATAGCGTGAAGGCGCAGCTTGAGGCTTCTGCGGTGGCGCAAAAGCGCTTGCAGGCCGAAGTGACGGTGCTTTCGAATCGCATGAGCGAAGAAACGGTCCGCCGCGATACGCGTCAGGAAGAAATCATTTACCGCTTGGATTTGCTCCTCGGCAAGTCTGACAAGATTTTGGCAAAGAAGGTCGTGGTGAACAATGGCGTGGCTAGCGCTGTGATGGAACCGGACGCCAATGCCGAAAAGATGATTGAAGCGGAAACGATGTTCAATGCCGCTCATTCGGATTATCACCGTGGCGAATACAAGCTTGCGTACAACGGCTTTAAGCAGGTCTATGAACTTGTGAAAAAGGGCGAAATGGCAGAAGGGGCTCTCTACTGGATGTCTCTTTGCTTGATTGAAGCGAATCAGGCGGCTAAAGCGAAGACGCTCCTCACGAATCTCGTAGATTCCAATCCGAATGGGATGAAGGCTTGCGCGGGCATGTATAAGCTTGCTTCAATTTACGGCAATGAATGCAATCTGGACCGTAAAAAGCAGTATTTGCAGATGATTCTTTCGAACAATACGTGTGCTTCGACTCCGGAACTGGAGCAGGCGGCAATTTCATTGCAGGAAATGCTCGACTTTAGGTCTCCGGACGGGCGCTCGGCAACGGAGATTTGTAGAGAGCAGATGCGATAA
- a CDS encoding OmpA family protein — translation MGKVIKLALMGTAVALFAWGCSKEKPETDPQPQTAPEAPADSTLNLDALVADTLSADSLARLEAERLEAERARLEELINRIMLEDVYFDYDRSELTENAKRLLAQVAEILVNENRFIVTVEGHTDARGTEDYNISLGARRSTVVREFLIAYGVDANRLVSVSYGKERPKVQGTDETAYSKNRRAHFRVSIDQ, via the coding sequence ATGGGTAAGGTAATTAAACTCGCTTTGATGGGTACGGCTGTTGCACTCTTTGCTTGGGGCTGCAGCAAGGAAAAGCCAGAAACGGATCCGCAACCGCAAACGGCGCCGGAAGCTCCTGCGGATTCGACGTTGAACCTTGATGCGCTTGTGGCAGATACGCTGAGCGCGGATTCTTTGGCACGCTTGGAAGCGGAACGCCTTGAAGCAGAACGTGCACGCTTGGAAGAATTGATCAACCGCATCATGCTCGAAGATGTTTACTTTGACTATGACCGCTCCGAATTGACGGAAAATGCAAAGCGCTTGCTCGCGCAAGTGGCTGAAATTTTGGTCAACGAAAATCGCTTTATCGTGACGGTCGAAGGCCATACGGATGCTCGCGGCACTGAAGACTACAACATTTCTTTGGGCGCTCGCCGATCGACCGTGGTGCGTGAGTTCTTGATTGCATACGGCGTGGATGCGAACAGGCTCGTTTCAGTGAGCTATGGCAAGGAACGCCCGAAGGTGCAGGGAACTGACGAGACGGCGTATTCCAAGAACCGCAGAGCGCATTTCCGTGTGTCTATTGATCAGTAG